A window from Leptothermofonsia sichuanensis E412 encodes these proteins:
- the infB gene encoding translation initiation factor IF-2 has product MNSGKVRIYELSRELNLDNKDLLAVCEQLNISVKSHSSTITDSEAERIRAAAQKQSAGRSASPKPVPRHSSHTQPSEPKPKPAAPVQKKQQILEIRKPITRSTPSPEAPTPPNYPAPSAPTQVIPPSVKPAAPSRPVEPTADVPPVEPVEPSTAPVELMESVEIEVQEPVESVEISPGVENSGTPQETAPQPELAGPPVRPSAPAPGKTSLPNRPVLKRTQPAQPAQASGRETPSVTSERAERAPRPTAKSPGNQPSGARPTVDRPTPRPQTIVELKRPRPVRPNADDGGATTGRAGDLGTIAEPVLKANRPSSAAEIPVAAPGTEEIQLLRPTLPRSAKKGKNWQEEEEDGRDFPEKAKSPTKGKRRIQPELDDEDDEELETILDKNQDSPMQVSLSLVRPAKPKSQRSPQAKPAAAAPKAKKPSTVRDRRERREEAKVEKPSKIVLIGSLTVQELAALMAVPETDIIRTLFLKGIAATVTQTLDVPTATMVAEELGVEVETGEKEAEARKVTEMLDAEDLEKLQRRPPVVTIMGHVDHGKTTLLDSIRKTKVAQGEAGGITQHIGAYHVDVEHDGQVQQVVFLDTPGHEAFTAMRARGARVTDIAVLVVAADDGARPQTIEAISHAKAAQVPIVVAINKIDKEEAQPDRVKQELTEYGLVPEEWGGDTIMVPVSALTGENLDTLLEMLLLVSEVEDLYANPDRPARGTVIEAHLDKAKGPVATLLIQNGTLKVGDILVAGSSLGKVRAMVDDRGVRVKEGSPSFAVEVLGLSDVPAAGDEFEVFQDEKEARAVATAKLEEQRQSRLMRAMASRPVSLTTLSARAQEGELKELNLVLKADVQGSVEAILGALKQLPQKEVQVRVLHAAPGEISETDVDLAAASSAVIIGFNTTLATGARQAADRAGVDVREYNIIYTLLDDIQAAMEGLLEPELVEEALGQAEVRAVFPVGRGTVAGCYVQSGKVVRNSKVRVHRGGSVIYSGNLDSLKRMKEDAREVNTGYECGIGIDNFNDWAEGDIIESYRMISKRRTLSK; this is encoded by the coding sequence ATGAACAGCGGCAAAGTGAGAATTTACGAACTATCAAGGGAATTGAATTTGGATAACAAGGATTTATTAGCAGTTTGTGAGCAATTAAATATCTCAGTGAAGAGTCACAGCAGTACTATTACAGACTCGGAGGCTGAGCGGATTCGTGCGGCTGCTCAAAAGCAGTCTGCCGGGCGCTCTGCTTCTCCAAAACCTGTTCCACGTCATTCATCCCACACCCAACCATCGGAGCCAAAACCGAAACCAGCCGCTCCAGTTCAAAAGAAGCAACAAATTTTAGAAATTCGTAAGCCCATCACCCGTTCCACCCCCAGCCCTGAAGCTCCGACTCCGCCGAACTATCCTGCCCCATCTGCTCCAACCCAGGTGATTCCCCCGTCGGTGAAACCTGCCGCACCTAGCCGACCAGTCGAACCCACGGCTGATGTTCCCCCAGTAGAGCCTGTTGAACCATCAACTGCCCCAGTTGAATTGATGGAATCTGTTGAAATTGAAGTGCAGGAGCCTGTTGAATCAGTAGAGATTTCTCCTGGGGTAGAGAATTCGGGAACCCCTCAGGAAACAGCACCCCAGCCAGAACTGGCAGGTCCACCTGTGAGGCCCAGTGCGCCTGCTCCCGGCAAAACCAGTCTGCCTAATCGTCCTGTCTTAAAACGCACTCAGCCTGCACAACCAGCTCAAGCGTCTGGACGGGAAACACCATCGGTAACTTCTGAGCGAGCAGAGCGGGCACCCCGACCGACAGCAAAATCTCCTGGAAATCAGCCATCAGGGGCCAGGCCTACAGTGGATCGCCCTACGCCTCGCCCCCAAACGATTGTAGAGTTAAAGCGCCCCCGTCCTGTCCGTCCCAATGCGGATGACGGCGGGGCAACCACGGGTCGAGCTGGTGATTTGGGAACAATTGCTGAACCCGTATTGAAAGCAAACCGTCCCAGTTCAGCAGCAGAAATCCCTGTCGCGGCACCTGGCACAGAAGAAATCCAGTTGCTCAGACCAACGTTGCCTCGTTCAGCGAAGAAGGGTAAGAACTGGCAGGAGGAAGAGGAAGACGGGCGAGACTTCCCGGAGAAAGCCAAATCTCCAACTAAGGGTAAGCGACGGATTCAACCAGAACTTGATGATGAGGATGATGAGGAACTCGAAACCATCCTGGATAAGAATCAAGATTCGCCCATGCAGGTAAGCCTTTCCCTGGTTCGTCCGGCTAAACCAAAATCCCAGCGATCGCCTCAGGCAAAACCAGCAGCGGCAGCACCAAAAGCCAAGAAGCCATCAACAGTTCGCGATCGCCGTGAGCGTCGTGAAGAAGCCAAAGTTGAAAAACCCAGCAAAATAGTCCTGATCGGCAGTCTGACAGTGCAGGAACTGGCTGCCCTGATGGCAGTACCTGAAACCGACATTATTCGTACCCTATTCTTGAAGGGAATTGCGGCTACGGTCACCCAAACTTTAGATGTTCCGACCGCCACGATGGTGGCTGAGGAATTAGGGGTGGAAGTTGAAACCGGGGAGAAAGAAGCCGAAGCCCGCAAGGTCACCGAAATGCTGGATGCAGAAGACCTGGAGAAACTTCAGCGGCGTCCGCCAGTGGTGACCATCATGGGGCACGTTGACCACGGTAAGACAACTCTGCTGGACTCGATCCGCAAAACTAAAGTGGCTCAGGGTGAGGCAGGCGGCATCACTCAGCATATTGGTGCCTACCATGTGGATGTTGAGCATGATGGGCAGGTGCAACAGGTCGTCTTTTTAGACACACCCGGGCACGAAGCATTTACAGCGATGCGGGCACGGGGTGCACGGGTCACAGACATCGCGGTTCTGGTGGTGGCGGCTGACGATGGTGCCAGACCTCAAACCATTGAAGCCATCAGTCATGCTAAAGCAGCGCAAGTTCCCATTGTTGTTGCGATCAACAAGATCGATAAAGAAGAGGCACAGCCTGATCGGGTTAAACAGGAGTTAACTGAGTATGGTCTGGTGCCTGAAGAGTGGGGAGGGGACACCATCATGGTGCCCGTCAGTGCTCTGACCGGGGAAAATCTGGATACCTTGCTAGAAATGTTGCTGCTGGTGTCTGAGGTTGAAGACCTGTATGCCAATCCAGATCGTCCTGCAAGAGGAACAGTCATTGAAGCGCATCTGGATAAGGCGAAGGGTCCGGTGGCGACCCTGCTGATTCAAAATGGCACCCTGAAAGTCGGCGACATTTTAGTGGCTGGATCTTCCCTCGGTAAGGTACGGGCCATGGTGGATGACCGGGGTGTTCGGGTCAAAGAAGGAAGTCCTTCTTTTGCCGTTGAGGTCTTAGGGTTGAGTGACGTTCCCGCAGCAGGGGATGAATTCGAAGTTTTCCAGGACGAAAAGGAAGCCCGTGCTGTGGCAACGGCCAAATTAGAGGAACAACGTCAGTCTCGCTTGATGCGGGCAATGGCATCCCGCCCGGTCAGTCTGACCACCCTCTCTGCCCGCGCTCAGGAAGGCGAATTGAAAGAACTCAATCTGGTCCTGAAAGCCGATGTCCAGGGTTCTGTTGAGGCAATTTTGGGTGCGCTTAAGCAACTGCCCCAGAAAGAAGTTCAGGTGCGGGTGTTACACGCGGCACCAGGCGAGATCAGCGAGACAGATGTTGACCTGGCGGCGGCCAGTAGTGCAGTCATCATTGGCTTTAATACGACACTGGCAACGGGTGCCCGTCAGGCGGCCGATCGCGCCGGGGTAGATGTGCGCGAGTACAACATTATCTACACCTTGCTAGACGATATTCAGGCGGCAATGGAAGGTCTGCTGGAGCCTGAACTGGTTGAAGAAGCGTTGGGTCAGGCAGAAGTTCGGGCTGTCTTCCCGGTTGGGCGCGGTACGGTTGCGGGTTGTTATGTTCAATCTGGCAAGGTTGTCCGTAACTCCAAGGTGCGGGTTCACCGGGGTGGCTCTGTTATCTACAGTGGCAATCTGGATTCCCTGAAGCGGATGAAGGAAGATGCACGGGAAGTCAATACTGGCTACGAATGTGGCATTGGGATTGACAACTTCAATGACTGGGCAGAAGGTGACATCATCGAATCCTACCGGATGATCAGTAAGCGGCGAACCTTATCGAAATAG
- a CDS encoding YlxR family protein yields the protein MEPNYRRCLSCRKVAHRSEFWRIVRVYPSQTIELDQGMGRSAYLCPQASCLQAAQRKDRLGRVLKVPVPESIYNALWSRLAQGQEGVKFDTENHKQAFKGTRRQGADLTPAN from the coding sequence ATGGAACCGAACTATCGACGTTGTTTAAGTTGTCGTAAGGTGGCTCATCGGAGTGAATTTTGGCGGATTGTCAGAGTTTATCCGTCTCAGACCATTGAGTTAGATCAGGGCATGGGGCGATCGGCCTACCTCTGTCCCCAGGCAAGCTGCTTACAGGCTGCACAACGTAAGGACCGGCTAGGGCGGGTACTGAAAGTGCCGGTCCCAGAATCGATTTACAATGCCTTGTGGAGTCGTCTAGCTCAAGGACAAGAAGGTGTAAAATTTGACACAGAAAATCATAAGCAGGCGTTTAAGGGAACTCGCCGCCAGGGGGCTGACCTGACCCCAGCCAATTAA
- a CDS encoding alpha/beta fold hydrolase: MSSTTENWVEAKSLRWFYREAAPIGITDRLPVLLLHGIPSQSYGWREVLPALAKHGFRAIAPDWIGSGFSAKPDRRDFPYTPESLIEALEAFLETLEIQQFSMVVQGFLGSVGLQYALRHPEQIERIAILNAPITTRSKLPWKIKQLGLPLVGDMMTQDPLLVDRTLEGGGGYRVDDQDLDVYRRPFLKSSDAGRALLATIRSLNLEQSTAEIESGLRQWRRPVLIAWGDRDPWLPLNIAQEFAQSLPEAEFIKLEEVGHYPQEDWHEKVSDALLSFLRRQLR, encoded by the coding sequence ATGTCATCGACAACCGAAAACTGGGTTGAAGCAAAGTCGCTACGCTGGTTCTACCGGGAAGCCGCCCCGATCGGCATTACAGATCGTTTACCTGTCCTGCTATTGCATGGCATTCCTTCACAGAGCTATGGTTGGCGGGAAGTTTTGCCTGCGCTGGCAAAACATGGATTTCGGGCGATCGCCCCTGACTGGATTGGTTCTGGCTTCTCTGCTAAACCAGATCGGCGGGACTTTCCCTATACTCCGGAATCATTGATTGAAGCCCTGGAAGCCTTTCTCGAGACTCTGGAGATTCAGCAATTTTCGATGGTTGTTCAGGGCTTTCTTGGCTCGGTTGGATTGCAGTATGCATTGCGTCATCCTGAGCAAATTGAACGGATTGCCATTCTAAATGCTCCAATCACAACCCGCTCAAAGTTACCCTGGAAGATCAAACAGCTTGGCTTGCCTCTGGTTGGTGACATGATGACTCAAGATCCGCTCCTGGTGGATCGAACCCTGGAAGGCGGCGGTGGTTACCGGGTAGACGATCAGGATCTGGATGTATACCGGCGACCTTTTCTAAAAAGCTCCGATGCCGGACGGGCGCTATTAGCAACGATTCGAAGCCTGAATCTGGAGCAAAGCACCGCAGAAATTGAATCCGGCTTACGGCAATGGCGTCGCCCTGTCCTGATTGCCTGGGGCGATCGCGACCCCTGGCTTCCCCTCAACATCGCCCAGGAGTTTGCCCAATCCTTACCTGAAGCAGAGTTCATCAAACTTGAAGAAGTGGGACATTACCCCCAGGAAGACTGGCACGAAAAGGTGAGCGATGCCCTGCTGAGCTTTCTGCGCCGCCAATTGAGATGA